One part of the Prosthecobacter vanneervenii genome encodes these proteins:
- a CDS encoding SixA phosphatase family protein codes for MKYLTIVRHAKSSWGQPGLADHDRPLNERGKKAAPAVATFMHRTYFGGGDSPPLLPLPDRLVTSTALRALSTAQIMREVFAMPVEKLRLESRLYLAEAGTILDVMRSFEESWHHAMIFGHNPGLHEFADHILARANIPKVPTCTAVIMALPHEFWGLADWNEAQLIGYITPKSLERRFPELYAGISRDDEDD; via the coding sequence ATGAAGTATCTCACCATCGTGCGTCATGCCAAGTCCAGCTGGGGCCAGCCCGGCCTGGCCGATCATGACCGCCCGCTGAATGAGCGCGGCAAGAAGGCCGCCCCTGCGGTCGCCACCTTCATGCACCGCACCTACTTCGGCGGCGGCGACTCCCCTCCCCTGCTTCCGCTGCCTGACCGCCTCGTCACCAGCACCGCCCTGCGCGCCCTCAGCACCGCCCAGATCATGCGGGAGGTTTTTGCCATGCCAGTCGAGAAGCTGCGCCTGGAGTCCAGACTTTACCTCGCGGAAGCCGGCACCATTCTCGACGTCATGCGCAGTTTTGAGGAGAGCTGGCACCACGCCATGATCTTCGGCCACAACCCCGGCCTGCACGAGTTCGCCGACCACATCCTCGCCCGCGCCAACATCCCCAAGGTGCCCACCTGCACTGCAGTGATCATGGCCCTCCCTCACGAGTTCTGGGGCTTGGCCGATTGGAACGAAGCCCAGCTCATCGGCTACATCACACCCAAGTCCCTCGAACGTCGTTTCCCCGAACTTTACGCCGGAATCTCGCGCGACGACGAAGACGATTGA
- a CDS encoding helix-turn-helix transcriptional regulator, whose translation MHARNAIQELSETHTHGADTQYRTVRGSERDARAWLRSAPLCATLATHRIAHAGVMTARAPYRIVRMHQGGLYFLACLEGEGRVLVDGAWKKCAAGMAVALPPFMVNAFHAVPGKIWRCCWVRYEQQPEQAPILSSSSPLMAPFAGEALWNAIEGLIEESSRSAQPAAMFHWVELIQHYIERFAQPWQVDDRLHRIWEKVSANVGYDWTLDELAHQAHVSAEHLRRLCRRTLGRTPMHHVTWLRMRKAAELLSTTNLKIETISHEVGYQNPFVFSNTFKKWIGWRPSEHRSRVGG comes from the coding sequence ATGCACGCACGAAATGCCATCCAAGAGCTATCCGAAACGCACACCCATGGGGCGGATACCCAATACCGCACGGTGCGTGGTTCGGAACGGGATGCACGCGCCTGGCTGCGCAGCGCACCGCTGTGCGCCACGCTGGCCACGCACCGCATTGCACATGCAGGCGTGATGACGGCGCGCGCGCCTTATCGAATCGTGCGCATGCATCAGGGCGGGCTGTATTTCCTGGCCTGCCTTGAGGGGGAAGGGCGTGTGCTGGTAGACGGTGCGTGGAAGAAATGCGCGGCTGGCATGGCTGTGGCACTGCCGCCTTTCATGGTGAACGCCTTCCATGCCGTGCCTGGCAAGATCTGGCGCTGCTGCTGGGTGCGCTACGAGCAGCAGCCTGAACAAGCCCCCATTCTGAGCAGCAGCTCTCCGCTGATGGCGCCTTTTGCGGGTGAGGCTCTGTGGAATGCGATTGAGGGGCTCATTGAGGAGTCATCCCGCTCGGCGCAGCCGGCGGCGATGTTTCACTGGGTGGAGCTGATCCAGCACTACATCGAGCGCTTTGCCCAGCCCTGGCAGGTGGATGACCGTCTGCACCGAATTTGGGAGAAGGTTTCAGCAAATGTCGGCTATGACTGGACTCTGGATGAACTGGCCCACCAGGCCCACGTCAGCGCCGAGCATTTGCGCAGGCTGTGCCGCCGCACTCTTGGACGCACGCCAATGCATCATGTGACCTGGCTACGCATGCGCAAGGCAGCCGAACTGCTTTCGACGACGAATTTGAAGATCGAGACCATTTCGCACGAAGTAGGCTATCAGAACCCCTTTGTATTCAGCAACACCTTCAAGAAGTGGATTGGTTGGAGGCCAAGTGAGCACCGCAGCCGGGTGGGCGGATGA
- a CDS encoding phosphoenolpyruvate hydrolase family protein: MPNPWTGIGNPYTKQEVVDRLKATRAKGEPIIAAGAGTGISAKFIEKGGADLIIIYNSGRFRMMGHGSTCGLMAYGDANAIAMEIGEYEVLPVVKEIPVICGVHATDPRRRMWHWLGRVKEMGFSGVNNFPTHTIVDGHFRGVLEETGMSVEKEFEMVGLATRMDLFSIVYVATPEEAVKMAQNGADAIIAHVGTTVGGSIGVTNAVVSWDHTVKITQEIIDAAKSVNPNVFTLTHGGPINTPKDVEFILSKTSADGFVGASSLERMGVEDSLTSLTREFKRVPIGR; this comes from the coding sequence ATGCCCAATCCCTGGACCGGAATCGGAAATCCCTACACCAAGCAAGAAGTCGTGGACCGTCTCAAAGCCACCCGGGCCAAAGGAGAACCCATCATCGCCGCAGGTGCAGGAACAGGCATCAGCGCGAAGTTCATTGAAAAAGGCGGCGCGGATTTGATCATCATCTACAACAGCGGCCGCTTCCGCATGATGGGCCACGGCAGCACCTGCGGCCTGATGGCTTATGGAGACGCCAACGCCATCGCCATGGAGATCGGCGAATACGAAGTGCTCCCCGTGGTGAAAGAGATCCCGGTCATCTGCGGCGTCCACGCCACCGACCCCCGCCGTCGTATGTGGCACTGGCTGGGCCGTGTTAAAGAAATGGGCTTTTCAGGGGTCAATAATTTCCCCACCCATACCATCGTGGACGGCCATTTCCGCGGCGTGCTGGAAGAGACCGGCATGAGTGTGGAAAAGGAGTTTGAGATGGTCGGTCTGGCCACGCGTATGGACCTCTTCAGCATCGTCTATGTGGCCACCCCGGAGGAGGCTGTGAAGATGGCCCAAAACGGGGCCGATGCGATCATCGCCCACGTCGGCACCACAGTCGGTGGCAGCATTGGCGTGACGAACGCCGTAGTGAGTTGGGACCACACGGTAAAGATCACCCAGGAGATCATTGACGCCGCCAAGAGCGTGAATCCGAATGTCTTTACCCTGACCCACGGTGGCCCGATCAACACCCCCAAGGACGTTGAATTCATCCTCAGCAAAACCTCGGCAGATGGCTTCGTCGGGGCCAGCAGCCTGGAGCGAATGGGCGTGGAAGACTCGCTCACGAGCCTCACGCGGGAATTCAAACGCGTTCCGATTGGGCGCTAA
- the ftsH gene encoding ATP-dependent zinc metalloprotease FtsH, whose protein sequence is MSDDPFNNRSDGPGRRNQDPQFNWRGFMLFALAITLLISGFVMNKGLAGSRKVLNYAEFKAIVENNGIDPKQKLELVNLDTTSEQTIRGWYFPALAPKAAQVVKAIEPEAAAPTDLSKPVLAEPAKDETAKTPTVISPGDSKQFSVAVNIEFQKEELHKLLDAHKLVLIPVYENEMWSSLIGFLLPLLVILAFFYFLVRQQLRSAGRGAMSFGKSKAKMLAQDRNKVTFKDVAGVEEAKEEVQEIVEFLKDPKKFQRLGGKIPKGVLMTGPPGTGKTLLAKAIAGEADVPFFSISGSDFVEMFVGVGASRVRDMFEQGKKNAPCLIFIDEIDAVGRHRGHGMGGGHDEREQTLNALLVEMDGFDTQEGIIIIAATNRADVLDPALLRPGRFDRQVTVNLPDVKGREEILRVHAKKVKLADSADLSKIARGTPGFSGAELANLLNEAALLAARKNMKSITNFELEEARDKVRWGRERRSMALTEKEKENTAYHEAGHAILIEVLEHTDPLHKVTIIPRGPSLGSTMWLPEEDKHNDRKSELIDDLIVAMGGRVAEEIQFGDVTNGASGDIRMASRIARNMVCSWGMSDKLGMVEYGENDNAAFMGRGSSNYSPDTAQKIDEEVKRLIDEAYAQAKEILLKYKDKLDAIAHALLEYETLDGSHIRELMEHGRLINPPENKSKPPPPPPLPKASDARPVKREDEDEGGLAPGLTGVPA, encoded by the coding sequence ATGTCCGACGACCCCTTTAATAATCGCTCCGACGGCCCAGGCCGTCGCAACCAGGATCCGCAGTTCAACTGGCGCGGCTTCATGCTCTTCGCGCTCGCGATCACACTGCTGATCTCGGGTTTTGTGATGAACAAGGGGCTGGCTGGAAGCCGCAAGGTGCTGAACTATGCTGAATTCAAGGCCATCGTAGAAAACAATGGCATTGATCCCAAGCAGAAACTGGAACTCGTCAACCTAGACACCACTTCGGAGCAGACCATCCGGGGATGGTATTTCCCCGCCCTGGCCCCCAAGGCTGCCCAGGTGGTGAAAGCTATCGAGCCCGAAGCCGCTGCGCCCACGGATCTCAGCAAGCCCGTCCTCGCCGAACCAGCCAAGGATGAAACTGCCAAGACACCGACGGTTATCAGCCCAGGTGACTCGAAGCAGTTCTCCGTGGCGGTGAACATCGAGTTCCAGAAAGAGGAACTGCATAAACTGTTGGACGCCCACAAGCTGGTGCTCATCCCGGTTTATGAAAACGAGATGTGGTCTTCCTTGATCGGCTTCCTGCTTCCGTTGCTGGTCATTCTTGCCTTCTTTTACTTCCTCGTGCGCCAGCAGCTCCGCAGCGCGGGCCGCGGTGCCATGAGCTTCGGCAAGAGCAAGGCCAAGATGCTGGCCCAGGACCGCAACAAGGTCACCTTCAAGGACGTGGCCGGTGTGGAAGAGGCCAAGGAGGAAGTGCAGGAAATCGTCGAGTTCCTCAAGGACCCGAAGAAATTCCAGCGCCTCGGTGGCAAGATCCCCAAAGGCGTGCTTATGACCGGCCCTCCCGGCACCGGCAAGACCCTGCTGGCCAAAGCCATCGCCGGCGAGGCCGATGTGCCGTTCTTCAGCATCAGCGGCTCTGACTTCGTGGAAATGTTTGTGGGCGTAGGCGCAAGCCGTGTGCGCGACATGTTTGAGCAGGGAAAGAAGAACGCCCCCTGCCTGATCTTCATCGACGAAATCGACGCTGTGGGCCGCCATCGCGGCCATGGCATGGGCGGAGGCCACGACGAACGCGAGCAGACGCTCAATGCACTGCTCGTCGAGATGGACGGTTTCGACACCCAGGAAGGCATCATCATCATCGCTGCCACGAACCGCGCCGATGTGCTGGACCCCGCGCTGCTACGTCCGGGCCGTTTTGACCGCCAGGTGACCGTGAACCTGCCCGACGTGAAGGGACGCGAGGAAATCCTGCGCGTGCATGCCAAGAAGGTGAAGCTGGCCGACAGCGCCGACCTTTCCAAAATCGCCCGCGGCACGCCCGGATTCTCCGGTGCTGAACTGGCCAACCTGCTTAACGAGGCCGCCCTGCTGGCCGCGCGCAAGAACATGAAGTCCATCACCAACTTCGAGCTGGAAGAGGCTCGTGACAAGGTGCGCTGGGGCCGTGAGCGCCGTAGCATGGCCCTGACCGAGAAGGAGAAGGAGAACACCGCCTATCATGAAGCTGGCCACGCCATCCTCATTGAAGTCCTGGAACACACCGACCCTCTGCACAAGGTCACCATCATCCCCCGTGGCCCCTCGCTTGGCTCCACCATGTGGCTGCCGGAGGAGGACAAGCACAACGACCGCAAGAGCGAGCTCATCGACGATCTCATCGTGGCAATGGGCGGCCGTGTGGCCGAAGAGATCCAGTTTGGAGATGTGACCAACGGCGCCAGTGGAGACATCCGCATGGCATCCAGGATCGCACGCAACATGGTCTGCTCCTGGGGTATGAGCGACAAGCTTGGCATGGTGGAATACGGCGAAAACGACAACGCCGCCTTCATGGGCCGTGGCAGCAGCAACTACAGCCCGGACACTGCACAAAAGATCGACGAGGAGGTGAAACGCCTCATCGACGAAGCCTATGCCCAGGCCAAGGAGATCCTGCTCAAGTACAAGGACAAGCTGGACGCCATCGCCCACGCGCTGCTGGAATACGAAACACTGGATGGCTCCCACATTCGCGAACTGATGGAGCACGGACGCCTCATCAACCCGCCGGAGAACAAGAGCAAGCCACCGCCCCCGCCGCCGCTTCCCAAGGCCAGCGACGCCCGCCCCGTGAAGCGTGAAGACGAAGACGAAGGCGGTCTGGCTCCTGGCCTGACAGGAGTGCCCGCGTAA